The following coding sequences are from one Methanococcoides orientis window:
- a CDS encoding transcriptional regulator, with the protein MTKDILIHQIIEVLERADFTVSNRCNIRPRSFDLAARQDNTLLFCKVLYNIDGLNEETAREMIALAEYLGGYPILVGAKTRDQMLEDSVVYMRYDIPALNVQTLYDYFVESVPPLVSAAPGGLYVSIDGDVLKNARMDISMSLGALASELGVSRRTISKYEEGQMDASIDIVLHLEEILDVALAKSIDILRSFEKELEPASVKEEEPERATPPNDNILNLIYTLGYDVLSTNQAPFKAVSKDYSSTFLTGVSEYSNAMLKRAHLMSSISDVIQTQSVFIVEGKSRYESVENTVLIERDELNSLSDADDLETLINERARHRKEN; encoded by the coding sequence ATGACAAAGGATATTCTGATACATCAGATCATTGAAGTATTGGAACGCGCTGATTTCACGGTTTCAAATCGATGTAATATCAGGCCTCGGAGCTTCGATCTCGCTGCACGTCAGGATAATACGCTCCTATTCTGTAAGGTCTTATACAACATTGACGGTCTGAACGAAGAGACTGCCCGGGAGATGATAGCTCTGGCAGAGTATCTTGGTGGTTATCCGATACTTGTGGGTGCAAAGACACGTGACCAGATGCTTGAGGATAGCGTAGTGTATATGAGATACGATATACCTGCGTTGAATGTCCAGACGCTTTATGACTATTTTGTGGAGAGTGTTCCCCCTCTCGTATCCGCAGCACCCGGTGGGCTGTATGTGTCCATCGACGGTGATGTGCTGAAGAATGCAAGAATGGACATCTCTATGTCACTGGGAGCGCTTGCTTCCGAGCTTGGAGTATCCCGGCGTACCATCAGTAAATATGAAGAAGGGCAAATGGATGCTTCAATTGACATTGTATTGCATCTTGAGGAGATACTTGATGTTGCACTTGCAAAGTCCATTGATATCTTGCGCAGCTTTGAAAAAGAACTGGAACCTGCAAGTGTCAAGGAAGAAGAACCTGAGAGGGCTACTCCTCCAAATGACAATATCCTGAACCTTATCTATACACTGGGCTATGATGTCCTTTCAACGAACCAGGCCCCATTCAAGGCAGTGTCCAAGGATTATTCCAGTACTTTCCTCACAGGTGTTAGCGAGTACAGCAATGCAATGCTAAAGCGAGCCCACCTCATGAGCAGTATATCGGATGTTATCCAGACACAATCTGTTTTCATTGTGGAAGGTAAGAGCAGGTATGAGTCCGTGGAGAACACAGTTCTTATTGAGAGGGATGAACTTAATTCATTATCCGATGCAGACGACCTTGAAACCCTTATTAATGAGAGGGCAAGGCACAGAAAGGAAAACTGA
- a CDS encoding tRNA(Ile)(2)-agmatinylcytidine synthase: protein MIIAIDDTDSREGMCTTYLCAMLMDELKEYGDIIDSPILIRLNPTIPYKTRGNASTAFEIDTREPEKVMEHVISRVEELAELQSDMTNPGIVFIPEGKQERVKEALGNFFMQAVREVLEIEDAKNLISELGLPSKGLKNGRGLIGALAACGAMLNLGWDHTYEYLAYREKNAWGTPREVDEESVRKADLETYPDTWDTVDFANDLVVCIPHAGDPVLFGIRGNSIDVVTRTSQMISSEPVERHMVYRTDQGTDLHLIPVEKISDIRDLHSYTIEVTVATDPETIRGGHTIFSIRDDSGDEMDCAAYEPTKNFRELARKFIPGDRIVFSGSVKNNTLNIEKLKIISLAEKYKSVNPSCPECGKNMKSAGKGQGYRCRKCGTSADSAERVEVKRDLETGTYEVPPCARRHLAMPLVRCVKEKKEEEGKIFPSR, encoded by the coding sequence ATGATCATAGCTATAGATGATACCGATTCCAGAGAGGGAATGTGCACTACGTACCTGTGTGCAATGCTAATGGATGAGCTGAAAGAGTACGGTGATATCATAGACAGCCCGATACTCATACGCCTCAATCCGACAATACCCTACAAGACTCGTGGAAATGCATCTACAGCCTTTGAAATTGACACCAGGGAACCGGAAAAGGTCATGGAACATGTTATCTCAAGAGTGGAAGAGCTGGCAGAACTTCAAAGCGATATGACAAACCCGGGAATCGTGTTCATCCCCGAAGGAAAACAGGAAAGGGTAAAGGAAGCACTCGGGAACTTTTTCATGCAGGCTGTACGGGAGGTACTGGAAATAGAGGATGCAAAGAACCTTATTTCAGAACTTGGCCTTCCATCAAAGGGATTGAAGAATGGAAGGGGGCTTATCGGTGCCCTTGCTGCCTGCGGTGCCATGCTAAATCTTGGCTGGGATCACACTTACGAGTACCTTGCATACAGGGAAAAGAATGCATGGGGAACACCAAGGGAAGTTGATGAGGAGAGTGTAAGGAAAGCAGACTTGGAAACATATCCGGACACATGGGATACTGTGGACTTTGCAAACGACCTTGTGGTCTGTATCCCGCATGCAGGAGACCCTGTGCTTTTCGGCATCCGTGGTAACAGCATCGATGTGGTCACAAGAACCTCACAGATGATAAGCTCCGAACCTGTGGAACGACACATGGTATACCGGACAGACCAGGGGACAGACCTGCACCTTATACCTGTAGAAAAGATTTCGGACATCAGGGACCTCCACTCCTACACCATCGAAGTTACGGTGGCAACCGATCCGGAGACCATCAGAGGAGGACATACAATATTCTCCATCCGGGACGATTCAGGAGACGAGATGGACTGTGCTGCTTATGAGCCTACCAAGAACTTCAGGGAACTTGCCCGTAAGTTCATCCCGGGAGACAGGATTGTCTTCTCAGGTAGTGTCAAGAACAATACACTGAACATCGAAAAATTAAAGATAATATCCCTTGCAGAAAAATATAAATCCGTTAACCCTTCGTGCCCGGAATGTGGCAAGAATATGAAATCCGCAGGCAAAGGGCAGGGTTATCGTTGCAGGAAGTGTGGAACATCTGCGGATTCAGCTGAACGTGTAGAAGTGAAAAGAGACCTTGAAACAGGAACATATGAGGTCCCCCCATGCGCACGCAGGCATCTTGCAATGCCCCTTGTACGCTGTGTGAAAGAAAAAAAGGAAGAAGAAGGGAAGATATTCCCATCAAGATGA